The nucleotide window TCAAGAGACCTTATTGGGGAGTGTTAGGCTAAAACGGTCCATAGATACTTTTAACATGGTGTAATATTATTAAGAGTATCCAACTCGTTataagtagttttttttttttttgtactttCCATTTGGGACTTTTGTTCACACACTCCCAACAGGGGAGAAGAAGAATTTTCTGAGTTGGTTGTTAGTTGAGATATATAATTCTTTTGGACAGTCTACTCAATCTTTAGATTACCATTAATATGAATATTTAATTAAAGAAAGGGAATAAATGaactcaatcaaataaaatctTAATCAGTTAATTTGCAAGACGCAAGAGGTTCAATTTGCTTAATAGTACTCCTAATACCTACAAGGCGTTGCGATATTTCATCAAATTCCTAAGGAAACTCTTCTAACTATGCAATTTGATAGTCGGAAATgttctattttgttttttttcatcTTTTACGCTACAGGCTCTTAGAATATACTTTAAGTTTGTAATATGGTTTGAAATCTTTAACCTTTGACGACTTGTAACCTGTAAGTGCCACGAATTTAGTCTTATTTGACCGTCTTTTGCAGGAAGACTAATAGTAAGAAGTGAGAATTACATTTCCCAAATATTACATTTATTGTATGTTAATAGCGTGATTGACTGATTGTATCGAGTGACTGCATCAGCTTGTGACATCCAATAGAAACTGAGAAATGAGAACTGTCTAGTCTTAGCTACTATTAATATTTAGAACATAGAGTAATATCCAATAAACAGACTGCTACCGTCCATGCATAAACACAAATTAAAGTGGCTATTAGTTTTTTTGTCGAAAAAAGCTATGGACAATATCGTATTTGTCATATAATATGAAGTGGAACAAGAAAGTTGTTATGACTAGGAATTAGGGGATGTGTGCCAGTTGCCATATCTCAGGTTCTCCGCCATGACAATAAATATTCAACGCATGTTTGTAACGAAATACAACGTCGAGGCCTCCCACTTTCTGATTCTCCGCAATAATAGTTTTAGGTCAATTGTTTACATATTGTCCACAAAAACAGGTGCGCATGTTTCTACGATACAGCAACAAATTAGGCCATCCCTTCAACCTTTCTATAAAAACCTGCTTACTTCATTCtcaatttcaagcttcaaacatAAGTAATTAAACAGCCTTCTCTTTGATTCCTAATATTTTCTCAATCGCCTCCTAGCTCGCAAAGCTCAGACATTAGTCATGGGAGCCTGTGCGAGCAGACCTAAGGATTTGGCCAAAGACTTGGCCCCTGCCCCTGCCGAGGAACATGCAGTCACCCCCAAGAAATCCGAGCAGGAAACTCCTGCTCCTCAGGTATGTATATAATCATCACTTAATCATTGTCTCACCCAAAACAAAATTGAATGTGTTTAGTTGCATTTTTTTGCTCTTAATTGTAAAATGAAAGTGACACAAATAGAGCGAAATGAATATAGAAATTAATTTACCCATTGGACTCCAAAAAGGGATACAGCTTATTTTGAAACTAGAAACTTGATGGTTTTCAAGCGAAATTTAAAGCTAATTTTAACATACGGACCAATGTCTTGTCAAATCCATTTCAGCACTGATATTGACCAGCCTAAAATATATTGCTTGGAGATTCACCTTTTTTTTATTGACCGATATATTCGTTTGGGGCCGACCCTTAGGACTAACCACACCCTTCAAAACTCGGGGATAATGAGTCCGCCCGTCTACCTTCTCTACTTAGATATTAAGCTTggtcacaagtcacaagcttgGTCTCAAACCTGTGACCTAAGTCACAAGTCCCTCACCCTTTGCCCTTGACTAAGCCCTAGAGCGGAGAAACACCGACTTTTGACAACCAAAATGTGGCAATTAATATAGAAAGTGCCAAGAAACAATATGTATCTTTATCACTTTTTTTTTGGAACCATTATTCAAGATAACGTCCAAATTCATGTATTTAGCCCAACTAATTTAAATTTAGGGTTGAGGCGAACTGCAATAacattattttaattttcttttttgctATAAATAATCTCAGGAGAAGAAAGATGGGGAGGAGACTAAGGAGGAGGAGCCTTTGGTAGACGTCTCTGAACCAGCATCAGAGGCTCCCAAGATTGAGGAAGTTAAAAATATCGCCGAGGAGGTGAAGGCAAAGGAGGAGGAGACAGCCAAACCAGCTGAGGAAGTCAAAGTTGAGGCTGTGAAAGAGGAGCCCAAAGAACAGCCAGCAGAGGAGAAGAAGGAGGTAGAAGAGACCCCAAAAGCTGTTGTCCAATAAACAATTAAAAAATCCAAACACAATCGTTACATCCCTTGTTAATTTTCTTTTGCATCTAATTTTGTCATATCATATTGGAATGTTTtgctagtttttttttatttgttgtgGCTCATGtagtaaaacaaaagaaaaaataaataaagaagagaTTCCTAAATGTTTGTCCTGTACTTCTTATTTGTCTATCTAATTTACTGCTATGGATTCATAAATTTGACGAGTTATATTTAGTGACCCGGTCATACATTAAGCTTTCTGAGAAAACAATAATTTAACAACGCATTGTCCTGTTTTTCATATCCAAGTTAAAACTTTTTCCGTCACTGTATGTTCAAGAAAATTCACCGTATTTCCATCTACATAATTAGAGAAAGTCAGTAAACATAATGCTGATTTTCAGACCCTAAACAAGATCTTCTTGAGATTCAGCTACAGCTCAATGGACAGGACGTTCATAATGAGCCAGGATTTGAAGTTCATAGGTTCTGAAATTGTCACAGAACCAATAATTCGTCTTAGTTACTGGGTtcgcaattaaatatttatacatatttaatgaatttcataacataaattcaatatttaagaaaaagtCATTCGATTCGGCAAAATTTCGCACCTAATAGGCTAGCTACGACATTTTGCCCTGTATTCAATTAGAAAAGAAATCCCAAGGCGAGTATCACACGTTGCCAAAATGTACAGTCCTCAGCAAACTATACAACCCAGCAATATGGACACTGAAATCAGATTGCTGCATAAGTTCGCTTCTGGGCCTTGTATACACCGCCCGTCACAGTTTGGAAGCTGGTTATGCTTGGTGTCGTTGATAAAGAGAATAATCTTATCCTTTGAGAATAGTAAAAATTAGACAGCGTAAAATTAGAACATCAAAATGGGACTAAATTGGTCCTAGTTACTTTCGGGCAGAGTGGAAGAAGTGGGAATTCTCGAACCAGAAAAGGATACGaagtgtttgactcaaaagatgttaaaacctttttgaacaaatcaatcaaagataaaGGGGTAAATCGTAGCTGAAGATAATAATTTCTAGAATAACAATAGGTAAAGAGAAGAGAGTTGCAGAGTTTCTTTTCATTCAAGATTAGTAAGTTTCCAGAGTATTCCTCTCTCTTACAAGGTTTTTTGTAACCCTTCCGAATTGTAAGAAACAAAATACAAGGAATATTCGGCGGAATATTTTTAATGTCCTCTAATGGGCTTACACTACTACAAGAGTCGTACAGTCTCTTCTTTCGCCCTAGGATCGTCTACCTCGGGATGCCGATTTGAAGGTACCCGGTCGTTTGTCGTCGCCCTAGGATCGTCTACCTCGGAACGCCGATTTGAAGGTACCCGGTCGTTTGTCGTACTCGTCATAGCTCGTGGtcggtcaaatttggacccatacacgAAAGAGTACAGTTCGTTTGAAAAATTATGATCTGTCTATTTATCCGGTGTTTTAGATTTTTCAAAACCCCATGGGAATGCATGAGAAAAATGATATCTCACTCCTAAAGCCAATTAATCAAATTATTGTACCAGTGTGCTAGGATCAGATCAGCAGTTTACTTGCCGTTTGTTCATGAATTATAAACCATTTTATATTTGAACTGATTCACAACAATCCATGTAACAGTCGCATTGTATTTATCATCAATATCCAAGGAATTCATATAAAAATGGTATAAGCCAGCAACGTAAACTGAAAGTTAGATATAGTATttgtgtttaaccaaaaatcttagtctttggtcaaagctttaGAAATAtagagaaattcgggttactgataatttagagacgaaaataataaaagacttttgagaataataagtaattttgtatttcagtgtaatctcaataatatttcttgtttttacagatgttgagtccttctccttttatagttgattctaggagaagatgtaatgTCTTTGTCTTAACgagacaattatgagcaataaatgacatttaaaagaaacgttacacaatcatttctgtttaattcagattctcttacgtatttgatatttaatgttgtatttagactcttttacgtcatcagattcgtatcttcaacttcttccgatctttgatctttaaatgactcgaataggtacgagactcgtacctattttagtaacggtccacacctatgttgctttcttttccccatatctgttgtcgcccgtgcctcttggctatttattgcgttttgaccagtccacgtgtcatgacacgtcatcttcaatatttagactcagttttttcccaatacagatagtcccccccactttttatttatttatcaattaaatatttgggaagtggatcttcacgAAAAAGGAATTTTCGCCGTAATTAATGCTATGTCAGtactgacgcttcaattgtctTTTCTATTTAATGTTCTGCACACGTGTCACCTTCTGATATGTATGTAATTCTACAGCCTTTTTCCAAGGCTTCTTCATCCTCTCTATTTACGAAGTGATaattgcctttattataggctttccatcattacgCTTCTTTGTTTGACGGTCGCTGTTATACACATATTTAacctttttttcctttgtcttcttcttcataaaccctTAACAAATACTTTACTCTTTACTTTTGTTCCTTTCTCCTTTAGTTCATCATTTCTCTGCAATGGCATCTCCGAATCCTAACCCTAAGAGAATCCCAATTCTTGATAGCTTCCCCAACGCCCCTGTAAGACATAGAAGGGGTAGAGGTGGCAGGCTTCGTAGCCTAGGATCCGTTCGTGGTGGTTCCTCTGGTTCCATTACTCCTTCTTCTAGTTTTAGCACTATTTCTAGAGGTTTTATCACTAAGAAATCctcttctaaaggtaaagaactttctGAGCCTCTTCAAGAGCCTTGAGTTGAGGAAATAGTACCCAATGACTTGTCCTTTGAGAATGATAGGAAATCTCTTCGTGATCAAGTTGTTAATTTAGAGAAAGCTGACATTTTTCCTTCTCTAATCACTGAACCTTTGATTTCTATTGTtcgaaaagattgcaactggagaAGTGATCTTCGTATGGTGATCCCTAATCCAAACCAAAGAATATCTTTCTTTAggattggattttcttttgtttatacttatcccttcactttaggatttaattctgCTATTGACCCGGTTATACTTGATTTCTGTcgctttttcaaaatttgcttGGGATAAATTAGCCCCCCGGTATGGAGagcagtggcttgtttgagatatttgTCTGTAAAAGCCAATGTTAGCTTTACCTTCCTCCACCTTATTCATCTTTACCACCCCAAATTATTCCGCCATGGGGTTTTTACTTTAACTGCAAGAAGTAAAAGGGTCTTGgtaagccctgaagatgacaaggatcgtggGCGGTACACTCGTTATGTCGTTGTTCGCACATTTGATTTGGTGGGTGAAACAAATatccccttccctgagaagtggaactttgcatGTAAGTTTTTTTTACTTACCGTACCTATCTTTaagaatttcaatttcttttctaatttcgTCTCCTTTTGCTTTTCTATAGCAActatgggagatgtggaacccgttcctaatttccgtggttgggtagattcaatCTTGAAAGTCGTGCCTATGGAGGCAAGAACTTGGAAATCCATTTCCAATTTACATGGTTGGAAAGTAAAAACTCATGGTATGCATCCCtttatgctttttttttttgtatgttaAGTCCCTTCTTGTTTCTAACTTTTTTTtcatccttctttttgtcaggatttgctattcgaggaatgATAGCTGAAGTAGCTATTGCCCTTCGAGCCTCTTCTGGTACTTCACTCTCTTTGGAGAGAACTCAAGCTACACTATCAAAGAGGAAAGTTGTAGAAGAGGATTCTGagaatgatgaagatgaagacaccTCTTTAATAGCTAGACCAAGAGTTAGGAGACACATCGTTTCCGAGGATGAAGCTGAAGTTACCCCTGCCCATGCCTCTCTTACCGAACCTGTTCGCATTCCTTCTGATGATGAAACCACTACGAGGGACACCAATGAGTCTATTCAACGCCTCTTTGTTAGTGGTTTTGAAAGTGGAGAACTAGGTCCAGTTTTAGATGAAGttcctttttcttcctttgtTCCTCCGTTGGTTTCAAGTGCTTCCTTTCCCATTCTATCTGTTCCTGCTCCATTATCTATTTCTGCTCCCTTGCTTGTCTCTTCTTCCTTACCTGCTTCGAGTCCTTCGACTCCtgttattttcacttcttctaccgctCCTCCTTCTATAGCTCCCCCTCCCTCTGTTCAACATGCAGGGGAGGGTTCCAGTAGCAGAAGCTTGGCTATGAGGAGCGTTACACTTGAAGTTCCTGCTAATAACAGTCTTTTAAGGAAGTCTGGTGGAGCAGATGCCtggcttaggcctttgattggagatattgagaagaagaagatgagcagtCACAGTTGCTTAACTCTGgtgaatgacatagttcattctactttgaaggtattttttttTCTACTTACTAACAAGCTTTTTTTGTTTCTAAATTCTTACTTCTATGAGTtgtctctgtaggctaacctcattggtacaGAATTGATGGGAAGAATTTACCTTCTGGATTAGAAAACTcgtgagtctgaaaagtctatcCACGAGGCTGAGGAAATATCCAAGAGAGCCCAGCTAGAAGCAGATAATTGGAAagagcagtttgagaatgctcagggaaCCATATAAGAATTGCAAGAGAGTAGAAATCacctggagcagcaaaagcgAAGTCTGACTTCTAAGCTAGCAGTTGCCAAAGCTTCATCAAGTCAATTTGAAAAAGACAAGGAGCGCCTTGAATGTTGCTtttcagaacaattatcaaagtcAAGTGAAGAAATCAGAGAACTTAAGGCACTCTTggataagaaagaaaaatatgtaGGAGAATTAGTGCAGAACTTGACTCAAGTTCAAGCTGATTTAAAGATCTCATCTGACAAAGTACATGCCTTAAAAAGTtctcatgcctcccttgaagcttcccttgattctcaTTTAGCTGAACATCAAGTGTTAAAgaatgatcttgctatgtgggaaagggagtatgGACTTCTTGAGGAGAAGTTTGATttagaggtgagttgggctttcttaaactctcgtcgtgatgctttatTGGAGGCCAGTCAAGAAAACTTTGACTTAGACTCAGAGTTGGCCAAAGTTTTAGAGACCATTGAAAGAACCCAACAATCATTTGACTTTCCATCTCCGGCAACTGAAGCTCCCGTGGCTAAGGACCCTGTAAATGACAAAGTCGTTGTTGTGGCAGTTGAAGTTGAAGGTGTTGCAATTCCAGCTCCCGAGGGTGAAATTTCTATGACTCAGtctatgaaagctgaaacttTCGTGACTCTTGCTCCCCTCATTGAACCTAACACTTCAAGCCCAACTGAAACCGCTCttgttgctgcttcttcagaagttgccacTGTGCCTGTGGCTGTTTCTGAAAGTGAAATTAATAGTGCAACTTCTGATGTGTcaaccccttcagtgaccagtTAAATTTCCAGActttgtttttactttctttgttggatgatggttttatcccttagttattttttaagggatattttggtgaaagtccccagttatcataatggggcacttgtataaactttttgttgactaagtttctac belongs to Nicotiana tabacum cultivar K326 chromosome 6, ASM71507v2, whole genome shotgun sequence and includes:
- the LOC107782582 gene encoding uncharacterized protein LOC107782582; amino-acid sequence: MGACASRPKDLAKDLAPAPAEEHAVTPKKSEQETPAPQEKKDGEETKEEEPLVDVSEPASEAPKIEEVKNIAEEVKAKEEETAKPAEEVKVEAVKEEPKEQPAEEKKEVEETPKAVVQ